The window GCTCCTTTTCTCGTGATCAATGCGGACGATTATTACGGAAAGCAGGCGTTCATTGAAGGATTTGCTTATCTGACAGGGGAGCAGCGCCAGGATAAGCGCGAAATCTGTATGATTAGTTTTGTGCTGAAAAATACTCTCAGTGATAATGGTGCAGTAACCCGGGGGGTATGCAGGGTAGATAGAAATGGCATGCTGGCGGATATTGTGGAGACCCATAATATTGAAAAGGCAGAAGGCGGCGCAGTCGTAGATAATGGTATAGACAAGGTGATGATTGACGTGGATTCTCCGGTTTCTATGAATATGTGGGGACTGAGGCCTGATTTCTTCCAGATATTGGAGGAAGGCTTTGGAAAGTTTTTAGACCATGTTGATACAGATAATCTGAAAGCAGAGTACCTTCTTCCGACTATTATAGGGGACCTGCTTGGCAGGGGGATTTTGGATGTGAAGGTATTAAAGTCAGAGGATAAATGGTTCGGTGTTACCTATAGGGAAGATAAAGATGCTGTGATGGCAGCAGTGAGGGGACTTGTGGATGCTGGGGTATATCCAGAAAAGTTATTTGAAGCATAAAAGGGCAGAAGGCATGTGTATTCATTATGGATACATATGCCTTTGTGTATGTATACCGAAGTGGAAATGAAAGGAAATACGAGTAGTATAGATTGGCAGAGGTGAAGAACATGAAGAAAAAAATATTGGCATTGGGACTGAGTTTATGCCTGGGAATCAGTATGCTATCAGTCCGGGGCATAGATGCACATGCCGAAGAGGCGGCAGGCGGGCCCACCGTACAGGAAAATAATGCAGATAATATCCAGGACGGCAGCACAGGATACCAGGAAGAGGGCGGGAGTGCGACAGATGATGGCAGCCTCATTGAAGGGCAGGGCAATACAAAGGATGCCGCCGGCAATCCCGGCGGGGCCACAGAGGATGGCATCCAGGATTCAGGCACAGAGGCAGAATCGGCAGTTTTAGGCAGTGGTGAGGCCCTGGATGAAAATGAGGCTGTACAGCAGCCTGATGCTGGCGGGAATGAGGCGGACCAGCAGCCGGAGCAGGCTGCTGAGGTTACTCCGGTTGAAATACAATGTATGGACGAGGAGGGGAACATTTACTATATCACAGACGATGTCTCCCCATCTGTTGATTCTGATGGGATTATGGCACGGGCAGGGGGAGATCAGGTAGTAAACCTGCGCGTTAAGCAAAATGGTACAGTTGTAAATGACATTACTGTTTTTCAGGAATATGGAACAGGGACAGAGGGATATCTGTACGGCCAGATGGGGGCAGATGCTGCTTATCTTGGCACTGAAGGCGGAAAGGTTAAATTTATGGTCAGCGGGGTTATCGGTCTGGTCAATGCGTCTGAAGTACAGGTTGTGAACAAAGACAGTGTGGGAAGTGTAAGCAGCTATTATGCAGACGGCGCCAATATTATCCACAGGATTAGTTCGAATCTGAACAGCCAGACAACCAGCGCTTTGAAAGTAGGGCCTCAGCAGTCTTACATGAGCACCGGGGCTACTTATTACAGCTATGATGGGAATTATTTTTACACAAACTATTCCACCATGCTTTTTGATTACAGAAATGGTACAAGGGCAAATTCCATCAATCCTACAACCCCATACTATAATTATTTCCAATTCCTTCCGCTGAGAAGCCGGACAAATTATACGGCGGCCCAGCTAAACAGCAAAATCAGCGCCAAGGCTGGGGCGGGAAGTGGCTCTAAGATGTTAAATACAGGGAGCAGCCTGATCGGGAATCAGGATACATACGGCGTAAATGCCCTGATTATGACAGGGATTGCCGCAAATGAAAGCGGATGGGGAAAGAGCGGCCTGGCCATGGGGAAAAATAATCTGTTTGGCCTTAATGCCGTGGATTCCTCACCCACAGAAAGCGCGGATACATTTTCCAGCCCAGAAGTTTGCATTAAAAATTTTGCAGAGGGATGGATGTCCAAAAAATATTTAAATCCCAATGCCTGGAATTATTATGGGGGGTTTTTAGGGAATAAGGCCAGTGGGATTAATGTAAAGTATGCCTCTGACCCCTATTGGGGGGAAAAAGCTGCCAACATTGCTTGGAACCTTGACTCAGAGTCATTGGACAGACATCAATATACAATCGGAATCAAGGATACAATGAATACCAAACACACGGACGTGGCTGTCAGAAAGGAGAGCAGCGCCTCTTCGGCCAATATTTACACGACTGGGAACCAGTCAAACCATGCTTTTATTGTGCTGGAAGAAGAAAATGGTTTTTACCGCGTACAGAGTGACGGAGTCCTCAACAGTTCCAGGACGGGCATTGATAATTCTTCTGGAAAATATAATGCTTCGTCTATGTACGGGTATGTACAGGGCCAGTCTGTGAGTATTGTTTCTGGGGAAGTAGAGAACAGCACAATGTTCGCTGTTGCCTACAGCACACATGTACAGACTTATGGCTGGCTGGGAACAGCCAAAAATGGGGAGTCCTCGGGGACAGAGGGACAGGCCAAGCGGATGGAGGCCGTTAAAATACAGCTTAAGAATGCACCCTATGCAGGCTCCGTAGAATACCGCGCCTATGCCCAGACTTATGGCTGGCTGGACTGGGTCAGGGACAATGCCGAAGCAGGGACAGTCGGAAAAGGGAAGAGGCTGGAAGCATTACAGATCAAGCTTACAGGAGAGATGGCAAAGCATTATGATATTTACTACCGTGTCCACGCCCAGACGTTCGGCTGGATGGGATGGGCGAAGAACGGAGAAAATGCCGGATCAGCAGATTATGCCAAACGGGTTGAGGCACTGCAGATTGTACTGGTGGAAAAAGGCGGGAAAGCTCCGGGCAGTACTGCAGATGCATTTAAGCAGAGGCAAATACAATACCGGACCCACGTACAGACCTATGGATGGCAGGGATATGCCTATGACGGAGGGGTAAGCGGTACCACGGGGCTGGCCAAACGTCTGGAAGGGATTGAAATTTCCCTTAAGGCAAAGCCAGTCAGCGGCTCTGTCAGGTATAAGACCCATGTACAGACTTATGGGTGGCAGGACTGGGCCAGTGAAGGTACTGTCAGTGGCACCACAGGGCAGGCCAAACGCCTGGAAGCTATACAGATAGAGCTTACAGGAGAGATGGCTAAAAAGTACGATATATACTACCGGGTGCACTCCCAGACCTATGGATGGCTGGGATGGGCCCAAAATGGCGGGAAAGCCGGTACGGCAGGTTATGCCAAGCGTCTGGAATCTATCCAGATTGTACTTGTAGATAAGGGAGGGGCAGCTCCGGGCAGCACAGAAAAGTGTTACCTGGAAAAATAGGATTATGAAGAATAGGAACAGTTTAGGCAGAAAGAGCATTTTATATAAATTACACATTCTTGCAGCTGCATTTATTTTCAGCTTTCTTGTGTTCGGCCTTCATGTGCAGGCAGAAGAAAGGGCGGCTGGCGTGCCGGCCAACCTGAAAATAAATCTGATGGATGAGCCGTTCGGCGTGCCGGCAGATGATATCCGTTTTTCCTGGAGTATGGATTCGGGGACAAAGCAGGCGGCCTACCGCATCGTGATCGGCAAAACGGCCCAGGATATGCAGAGCCGCCAATATGTCTATGACAGCAGCTGGGTATCCTCCGATAAAAGTGCAGGCGTGAAGTTGGGAAAGAGCCTGGAACATAACCGGTTATATTACTGGCAGGTACAGGTCAGGGATGTAAACGGCACTGCCAGCGGCTTGTCTGAGGCCAGGCCATTTTCTACGGAAGTGGGAAGCCAGTGGAAGAGCACGGCAGGCATCTGGGCGGGGACAGATGATTTTGCATTTTTCAGATATAGATTCAGCAAGAACACAGGAAATATAGACAGGGCGGTGGTGAATGTGACGGCCTCTTCCCCGGAGCCGTCCAAACAATATGTCTACCATTTTTTTGTCAACGAGAATATTGCAGGCATTGGCCCCAGCCGTGTAAACCATGGGGAGCTGTATTATAATTCCTATGATGTGACAAATCTGCTTAAAAACGGGGAAAATGTTCTGGGCGCTGTGTGTTATGCAAGGTCACAGAGGGCCTTTCTCTGCCAGATGACTATATTTTACAAGGATGGGAGCTCAGAGATTGTCACAAACTCTGGCCGGGATTCCTCCAGCTGGCTGGCCCTTAGGGGAAACAATATTTATGGGAATAATGGAACCAGCATTGGCACAGGGTACTATTTTGCAAGCGCAGAAAACATGAACAGTCCAGCCTATCCCCACGGGTGGCTGAGCTCATCTTATACGATGCAGAACTGGACCAGCGTTACCTCAGCATTTAATGTGGGGAGCACTTTCAGCCTGAAACCATATCCTTCTGACAATGTCTCCAGATATACGGTGGAGCCGGCTTCAGTAACTAAAAAAGGAGATGGTTCCTATGTTATTGATATGGGCCGGGAGATTGCGGGGAGCATAGCGCTGAAAATATATTCCAGTTCCCAGAAAGGGATTACTGTCCGTTACGGGGAGCAATTAGACGGCAGCGGAAATGTGATTTATAAACTGAATACAGGGAATGTTTACGAGGAAAAGTGGACTTTAAGGACGGGGGATCAGGAGATACCGGGAACGGGGATGAAAACCTTCCGCTATGTCCAGATTTATTCCAGTCCTGTTCCACTGGGAAAGGCCAATGTTACAGGCCTGGAAATCCGCAAGAAGTTCGAAGATGCTGAGTCGGCATTTACAAGCAGCAGCCAGACACTGAATGATTTGAATGCATTATGTAAAAATACTATTAAAGCAGGCAGCCAGCAGTTATATGTGGACACCCAGAGCAGGGAGCGTATGCCCTATGAGGGGGACGCCTTTATCCAGATGATGTCCAATCACTCTTACAGTGATGATTACGCGCTGGCCAGGCATTCTGTTGACTATCTTCTGTACAATCCTACCTGGCCTGCAGAGTATGGGTATTACGCTGTGATGGCAGCGTGGCAGGATTACCTGTATACAGGGGATACTTCTCTGCTGGAGAAGGACTACCAGGTTCTGAAAAACCAGATGGGAAGTACGGCCATAAGCGGAAGCGCTGGCCTGGTGCAGCCTCCTGCCAAGTCCATTCTGGTAGATTGGCCGGCCGGAGAAAGAGACGGCTATGATACCGATGAGGTATACTATAATACTGTCCTCAACGCAGTGTGCGCCGGCGCATATGACAGTATGGCATCCATAGCCTCGGTACTGGGAAACGGCCAGGATGCCTCCTACTACCAGTCACAGGCAGATACGATACGAAATAATATGATCCAGAAGCTGTATCATGCAGAGACAGGGACTTTTTATGACGGCCTGACATCTTCCGGCCAGATTGTAGAACATTCTTCCCAACATGCTACAGCTTTTGCCCTTGCATTTGGCGTGTATTCAGACCTCCAGATGGCTGGCAGGATGTCAGAGTCGATCCAAAGAGACGGCATTGTGCAGATGAGTGTATATGGATCTTACTTTCTTCTTCAGGGACTGTATAACAGCAATGCAGGAGACCTGGCCAGGCAAGTCATGACAAATCCGAGCCAATATACAGGCAGCCACAGTTGGTCTAACATGCTCTACAGGACAGGGAATACCACTGCTGCTGAGGCGTGGGACAGTACAGTGAAGGGAAATTTAAGTAATTTACATCCGTGGGGTTCTGCACCGGGAAGCTGGATGGTAAGAGGACTTTTTGGGATCCAGCCTACATCCGGGGGATTCCAGACATTTCAGGTAAAACTGCAGCCAGGGGGGTTAGGGCAGGCCTCAGTGGAAGTGCCCACTGTAAAGGGGCGGATAGAAGCGGCCTATACTATTGGCGGGGATGGGAGTATGCAAGTAAACTTAAAAGTGCCGTCCAACACAACGGCTGATATAAAGCTCCCTTCTGCCACCCAGGGGAGCCAGGTGTCTGTCAACGGGGGAGCGGTCAATGCTTCTTATCAGGATGGATTTCTGCAAATACAGCTTGGCGCCGGAAGTTATCAGATAAGCTATCATGCCGGGATTTATGCAGATGGCACGGAGCTGGCTGAGAATGACAGTGTGGTATACAGCACCTATGGGAAAAGCTGGTCAGCGCTGGAGACCAATGGAAATATGAGCGGCAGTACGGGTAAGGCTATTGGACTTGAAGGGATTAAAATGATCCTCAATTCTGGGACCTCCGGCGGAGTGCGCTACAGCGCCCATATAAGTTCCGAAGGATGGCTTGACTGGGCCGAGAATGGGACAGTCGGCGGCAGGCCCAAAAGCGGCCGGACAATACAGGCTGTGAAGATAGAGCTGACAGGTGATGCGGCTTCACGCTGGGATATTTATTACAGATCCTACTGCCAGAGCTATGGGTGGCTCGACTGGGCGAAGAATGGCCAAGTTGCAGGGACTGTGGGAATGGCCAAACGGATGGAGGCCGTGGAGATTAAACTGGTTGACAAAGGAGGGGAAGCGCCCGGCGCCACGTCCAGGGCGGCAATCCAGAAAGATGACCTTACCTATTCCACCCATGTCCAGACCTATGGCTGGCAGTCCCCGGTTTATGAGGGGATGACAAGCGGCACAGAAGGAAAGGCAAAACGGCTGGAGGGTATTAAAATATCCATTAAGAATCTGCCTTATTCCGGGCAGGTTCAGTATAAAACCCATGTCCAGACCTATGGCTGGCAGGATTGGGTGTCAGATGGGGCTATGAGCGGTACAGAAGGACAGAAGAAACGTCTGGAGGCAATCCAGATCCAGCTGACAGAAGAGTTAAATGAGAAGTTTGATATTTATTATAGAGTCCACGCCCAGACCTACGGCTGGATGGGGTGGGCAAAAAATGGAGAACCTGCGGGCACAGCAGGATATGCGAAGCGCCTGGAGGCAATCCAGATCAGGCTGGTGACAAAAGGCGGTGAGGCTCCAGGCAGTACGGACAGGGCATATGTGGATAAGGATGGCCCTGGAATCCGTTATTCCACCCATGTCCAGACCTATGGCTGGCAGAGCCAGGTACAGAATGGAGAAATGAGCGGCACAGAAGGGCAGGCAAAGCGTCTGGAAGGCATCAAAATATCTGTAAATATGCCTGGAGTGGCAGGAAGCGTCCGCTATAAAACCCATGTGCAGACCTATGGCTGGCAGGATTGGGCCTGGGACGGCGGCATGAGCGGTACGGAAGGGCAGAAGAAGCGCCTGGAGGCAATTCAGATAGAGCTGACTGACCAGCTGGCCGAGAAGTATGATGTATATTATCAAGTCCACGCCCAGACCTATGGCTGGCTTGGCTGGGCAAAAAATGGAGAGCCTGCCGGTACAGCCGGGTATGCGAAGCGCTTGGAAGGGATACGCATACAGCTGGTAGAAAAAGGCCAGGCATTTGATACAGGAGGGACGGCTTACCACGATAAAAATGCAGTCTCTGTCCAGTCTGACGGGCAGGAGAATCTGGATAAGCCAGAAGAAGATGGGCACATAGAAAGCAGTGGAAAGAGGGAAGAGATCCAGGAAAATCAGGGTCAGTCCGATGTTATTCCAAATCCAGATGCAGCAGAACCTGACCAGGATCAGGAAGTCCAGTCCCCGGCCGGCGGAGAGGGAGATATGAGTGACAGCACCCAGGATGGTACGGGAAATTCTTCAGATCTGGAAAACATAGAGGCGCCGGAATCGGATTCTCTGGAAAGTGACGGATAGAAAGGCTTTCTTCTGATCAAGACTGCATTAAAAAAGGATTCTAAAGAGCTGTGGCAATGGTAGCATGATATGCTCCCTTCTAGGCAGACAAGTGAAATGTGAAATCATTTAAACTTGTGGCTTAGGAGGGAGCATATCAACTTTATTGCCGCAGCTCTTTTGCAGAGCTCTTTTTTATAGAAAGCCTGGCAATGACAAAGATATAGATAAGGAAAATTATGGCCAGTGCGATCATTGAGATGGTGTAAAAGGCTGAGATCCCCATGATACCTCCTGCCATAGCCGTTCTCCGGCCTCCAAGAAGAAAGCAGAGGCTGATCAGCAGGTACCCCCAGATAAGATGGCGCTGATATCTGGTAATAGTAATGACCATTGTAAAGAAATTGACAAGGGCCAGGAGGCCCCCTCCCAAAAGTAAAATCACCAGCTCAGCCCGGTAAGCCGCCAGATCTACCCCATATAATAATGAAAGAACAGGTATTCCCAGCAGATAGCCGCCGCCCATTGCCAGGATGGTCAAAACCCCAATAAGAACTGTCTGGCGGAGGATCAGGAACCAGAACTGCCGCAGCTTTCTTTCGCCCCAGATGATGGCCAGCCGGTTAATCATAGGCTGGTAAATAAATGTACTGAGCAGGCTGATAACAAAGACTGGCATGAAAATATAATTAAACTGCGCCTGTTCCTGGCTGGTCAATACGATATCTATTGCATATTTAGGGGCATTTGCCACATAAGCCATGAGAAATGTGGAAATAAATATTGGAAAACAGTCTATGAGAAGCTCCTTTATGTGGCTTCTGCGGGAACCTTCCTTTTTATAAGTAAAGATCCCAATTACAGAGCCATTCATACATACAGACAACAGTATGGTTGTGATAAGGCAGACTGTAGTTGTGAATATTAAGTTATGAGTCAGGAAATAGACGGCCATGTATTCAGCAATATATATGCCCAGCCGTATAGTCAGAATCTTTCCGGCAATGTCAAGCCTTCCCTGCTGCTGGAAAAGGCCGTGGTATACATCCTCAAAGGCATCCACTGCTTTGATGCCGCAGATGAGTATAACGGCAATTGATTTTTCTAAGTCATAGGAACCGCCCATATAGAGAAAGGCTGTATAAAAGACCGCTGCAAGCATCATAAGTACCGTAGAAAGAATCCGCAGGCGGAAATACTCACTGAAACAGAACTGTTCATTTATATCAGATACCTGGTACTGCCTGACCCCATAGCGCCCCACCATGATGAGAAGATTGGCAATCGCGTAAGCGATGACAAAAGTACCGGCATCTGTGACATTATCGATACGGGAAATTACCATCAGGATAACAACCGCCTGGAAGGAATTAAGCATAGCTGAGAAAGAATTCCATATATAGGCAGACTGCTCCCTGTTTTTTGATGTGGTTAGAAAATTATTTATGATAAACACTCCTTTACTGAATCAGAACATACAATTACTGATGTGTATGTTACATATGTTTGCGGGAAAAGTCAAGAGAGGCAGGCCAGGATAACAAAGATTTGATGTACTGGCTATTGACATATAAAAGAAAAATAGAATATACTTATTAAGTATGAGATATTTTGTATCATTTTACAGAAGGGAGTAGTAAATGAAGAGACACATTAGAAAAATGCTGGCAGCATTGCTGGGAGTCTGCATAATTGCAGGAAATACTAGCACTTATGGAAGCATCAGCCACGCAGCTCCTGAAAGTGAGGCGGCTGTGCAGGAAGATGGGACAGCAGAGGCCGGGGAGCAGGGCCAGACAGAAGGGGTTGGCAGTACTGCCGGTGAAGCAGAAGGAACAGGAGAAGCAGGCGCGGGCGCTGAGGCAGCATCCTCCGAGGAAAGCCAGGCTGGACAGACAGGGGATGATACAACAGCTCCAGAGCAGGCGGAGGAACAGGAAAATACTTCAGAAGAGGCGGGGATTGCGGCCCAAAGCGATGACAGTACAGAGACAGCATCCCAGGAGAGCCAGGAGTTAAAGGAAAACAGCTGGAGATACCAGGATGGAAATCTGATAGAGAATTATGAAATATCCTCCAGGGCAGGTTATGCCAATGCGTGGAAAAAGGTAAACGGGGTATACATGAATGATAATGGCCAGGCCATTATCGGAGCCAAGAAAAAGGGAATCGATGTCAGTGAACACCAGGGGAATATTGACTGGGCCCAGGTGAAGGCGGACGGAATTGATTTTGCCATTATCCGATGTGGTTATGGGAATGATTCTACATCCCAGGATGATAAGAAGTGGCTCTATAATGTATCGGAGTGTGAGCGGCTGGGCATTCCCTACGGCGTGTACATTTATTCCTATGCCACAGATACATCTATGGCTAAAAGTGAGGCACAGCATGTGCTCAGGCTGATTAGCGGCAAAAGTCTTTCATATCCAGTCTATTTTGACATGGAGGATAATTCCACAAAGGGACTCAGCAATGATATGAAAGGGCAGATTGCTAAGACATTTTGTGACACCATAACTGCGGCAGGGTACCAGGTAGGGGTTTACGCAAACCTGGATTGGTGGACAAACCACCTGACCAGTTCTGTAT of the Luxibacter massiliensis genome contains:
- a CDS encoding glucosaminidase domain-containing protein codes for the protein MKKKILALGLSLCLGISMLSVRGIDAHAEEAAGGPTVQENNADNIQDGSTGYQEEGGSATDDGSLIEGQGNTKDAAGNPGGATEDGIQDSGTEAESAVLGSGEALDENEAVQQPDAGGNEADQQPEQAAEVTPVEIQCMDEEGNIYYITDDVSPSVDSDGIMARAGGDQVVNLRVKQNGTVVNDITVFQEYGTGTEGYLYGQMGADAAYLGTEGGKVKFMVSGVIGLVNASEVQVVNKDSVGSVSSYYADGANIIHRISSNLNSQTTSALKVGPQQSYMSTGATYYSYDGNYFYTNYSTMLFDYRNGTRANSINPTTPYYNYFQFLPLRSRTNYTAAQLNSKISAKAGAGSGSKMLNTGSSLIGNQDTYGVNALIMTGIAANESGWGKSGLAMGKNNLFGLNAVDSSPTESADTFSSPEVCIKNFAEGWMSKKYLNPNAWNYYGGFLGNKASGINVKYASDPYWGEKAANIAWNLDSESLDRHQYTIGIKDTMNTKHTDVAVRKESSASSANIYTTGNQSNHAFIVLEEENGFYRVQSDGVLNSSRTGIDNSSGKYNASSMYGYVQGQSVSIVSGEVENSTMFAVAYSTHVQTYGWLGTAKNGESSGTEGQAKRMEAVKIQLKNAPYAGSVEYRAYAQTYGWLDWVRDNAEAGTVGKGKRLEALQIKLTGEMAKHYDIYYRVHAQTFGWMGWAKNGENAGSADYAKRVEALQIVLVEKGGKAPGSTADAFKQRQIQYRTHVQTYGWQGYAYDGGVSGTTGLAKRLEGIEISLKAKPVSGSVRYKTHVQTYGWQDWASEGTVSGTTGQAKRLEAIQIELTGEMAKKYDIYYRVHSQTYGWLGWAQNGGKAGTAGYAKRLESIQIVLVDKGGAAPGSTEKCYLEK
- a CDS encoding family 78 glycoside hydrolase catalytic domain; its protein translation is MKNRNSLGRKSILYKLHILAAAFIFSFLVFGLHVQAEERAAGVPANLKINLMDEPFGVPADDIRFSWSMDSGTKQAAYRIVIGKTAQDMQSRQYVYDSSWVSSDKSAGVKLGKSLEHNRLYYWQVQVRDVNGTASGLSEARPFSTEVGSQWKSTAGIWAGTDDFAFFRYRFSKNTGNIDRAVVNVTASSPEPSKQYVYHFFVNENIAGIGPSRVNHGELYYNSYDVTNLLKNGENVLGAVCYARSQRAFLCQMTIFYKDGSSEIVTNSGRDSSSWLALRGNNIYGNNGTSIGTGYYFASAENMNSPAYPHGWLSSSYTMQNWTSVTSAFNVGSTFSLKPYPSDNVSRYTVEPASVTKKGDGSYVIDMGREIAGSIALKIYSSSQKGITVRYGEQLDGSGNVIYKLNTGNVYEEKWTLRTGDQEIPGTGMKTFRYVQIYSSPVPLGKANVTGLEIRKKFEDAESAFTSSSQTLNDLNALCKNTIKAGSQQLYVDTQSRERMPYEGDAFIQMMSNHSYSDDYALARHSVDYLLYNPTWPAEYGYYAVMAAWQDYLYTGDTSLLEKDYQVLKNQMGSTAISGSAGLVQPPAKSILVDWPAGERDGYDTDEVYYNTVLNAVCAGAYDSMASIASVLGNGQDASYYQSQADTIRNNMIQKLYHAETGTFYDGLTSSGQIVEHSSQHATAFALAFGVYSDLQMAGRMSESIQRDGIVQMSVYGSYFLLQGLYNSNAGDLARQVMTNPSQYTGSHSWSNMLYRTGNTTAAEAWDSTVKGNLSNLHPWGSAPGSWMVRGLFGIQPTSGGFQTFQVKLQPGGLGQASVEVPTVKGRIEAAYTIGGDGSMQVNLKVPSNTTADIKLPSATQGSQVSVNGGAVNASYQDGFLQIQLGAGSYQISYHAGIYADGTELAENDSVVYSTYGKSWSALETNGNMSGSTGKAIGLEGIKMILNSGTSGGVRYSAHISSEGWLDWAENGTVGGRPKSGRTIQAVKIELTGDAASRWDIYYRSYCQSYGWLDWAKNGQVAGTVGMAKRMEAVEIKLVDKGGEAPGATSRAAIQKDDLTYSTHVQTYGWQSPVYEGMTSGTEGKAKRLEGIKISIKNLPYSGQVQYKTHVQTYGWQDWVSDGAMSGTEGQKKRLEAIQIQLTEELNEKFDIYYRVHAQTYGWMGWAKNGEPAGTAGYAKRLEAIQIRLVTKGGEAPGSTDRAYVDKDGPGIRYSTHVQTYGWQSQVQNGEMSGTEGQAKRLEGIKISVNMPGVAGSVRYKTHVQTYGWQDWAWDGGMSGTEGQKKRLEAIQIELTDQLAEKYDVYYQVHAQTYGWLGWAKNGEPAGTAGYAKRLEGIRIQLVEKGQAFDTGGTAYHDKNAVSVQSDGQENLDKPEEDGHIESSGKREEIQENQGQSDVIPNPDAAEPDQDQEVQSPAGGEGDMSDSTQDGTGNSSDLENIEAPESDSLESDG
- a CDS encoding nucleotidyltransferase family protein; translated protein: MSKATLVIMAAGIGSRFGGGIKQLEPVGPNGEIIMDYSIFDAMEAGFDKVVFVIRKDLEKDFKEVIGSRIEKIIDVDYAYQEVDDIPESHRERFKERTKPWGTGQAILCCKDVVDAPFLVINADDYYGKQAFIEGFAYLTGEQRQDKREICMISFVLKNTLSDNGAVTRGVCRVDRNGMLADIVETHNIEKAEGGAVVDNGIDKVMIDVDSPVSMNMWGLRPDFFQILEEGFGKFLDHVDTDNLKAEYLLPTIIGDLLGRGILDVKVLKSEDKWFGVTYREDKDAVMAAVRGLVDAGVYPEKLFEA
- a CDS encoding lipopolysaccharide biosynthesis protein produces the protein MVISRIDNVTDAGTFVIAYAIANLLIMVGRYGVRQYQVSDINEQFCFSEYFRLRILSTVLMMLAAVFYTAFLYMGGSYDLEKSIAVILICGIKAVDAFEDVYHGLFQQQGRLDIAGKILTIRLGIYIAEYMAVYFLTHNLIFTTTVCLITTILLSVCMNGSVIGIFTYKKEGSRRSHIKELLIDCFPIFISTFLMAYVANAPKYAIDIVLTSQEQAQFNYIFMPVFVISLLSTFIYQPMINRLAIIWGERKLRQFWFLILRQTVLIGVLTILAMGGGYLLGIPVLSLLYGVDLAAYRAELVILLLGGGLLALVNFFTMVITITRYQRHLIWGYLLISLCFLLGGRRTAMAGGIMGISAFYTISMIALAIIFLIYIFVIARLSIKKSSAKELRQ